Proteins encoded within one genomic window of Spirulina major PCC 6313:
- a CDS encoding carbohydrate ABC transporter permease, with product MPTSQTRLLKIVGLYLALCAIAVIMLFPLLWLISTALKSPSEQVFSFPPQLIPQAPTLANFRTVWQSYPFGQYLTNSVIVASLTVTLNLLFCSLAAYPLARLSFRGRDVIFASVVSTIMIPFQIVMIPLYVLTVQLGLRNTYLGIIFPAIASAFGIFLLRQAFQGVPKELEEAARIDGCTELGLWWHVMIPAVRPALATLAIFVFIGSWSDFLWPLIVIDRPEYYTLPLGVANLASTFSLDWRLIAAGSVISILPILIVFLFVQRYIIPTAAGSGVKG from the coding sequence ATGCCCACCTCCCAAACTCGACTACTTAAGATTGTTGGTCTCTATCTCGCCCTCTGTGCGATCGCCGTGATCATGCTTTTTCCCCTGCTCTGGCTGATCAGCACCGCCCTCAAATCCCCTAGTGAGCAGGTCTTTAGCTTCCCCCCTCAACTGATTCCCCAAGCCCCCACCCTCGCAAACTTCCGCACCGTCTGGCAGAGCTACCCCTTTGGGCAATATCTCACCAACAGCGTCATCGTTGCCAGCCTCACCGTCACCCTCAACCTGTTATTCTGCTCCCTCGCGGCCTATCCCCTCGCCCGCCTCTCTTTCCGAGGGCGTGACGTGATTTTTGCGAGCGTCGTCTCGACGATTATGATCCCGTTTCAGATTGTGATGATTCCCCTCTACGTCCTCACGGTGCAGCTTGGGTTACGCAATACTTATTTAGGAATTATCTTTCCGGCGATCGCCTCCGCCTTTGGCATCTTCCTCCTCCGCCAAGCCTTCCAAGGTGTCCCCAAAGAACTTGAAGAAGCCGCCCGCATCGATGGCTGCACCGAACTCGGCCTCTGGTGGCACGTGATGATTCCTGCCGTGCGCCCAGCGTTAGCCACCCTCGCCATCTTCGTCTTCATCGGTTCCTGGAGCGACTTCCTCTGGCCGCTGATCGTGATCGATCGCCCCGAATACTACACCCTCCCCCTTGGTGTGGCGAATCTGGCCAGCACCTTTTCCCTCGATTGGCGACTGATTGCGGCCGGTTCCGTAATTTCCATCCTGCCGATTCTAATC